A region from the Pempheris klunzingeri isolate RE-2024b chromosome 17, fPemKlu1.hap1, whole genome shotgun sequence genome encodes:
- the LOC139216804 gene encoding nuclear body protein SP140-like protein isoform X2, whose amino-acid sequence MDPVDFLEPEVLLQFFHCHKTEMSCMENPLTFLRQLRDHNLIPENRYKRVSRMKSKDNKQQGVYDILDWLETARSKYIEVFWRCAFNETIMSHYPTLRLLRNRLMDGSYLVDVQLPERLEETDEGKRKELSVEEEEEEGEEKQANSVKKKRKRKSRSSCDDDEEEQAGPSSQLTPAQRKRSKKIPLYSPLKKGQKSNIWTWPIYKIQLPVTCAQQEGTLNRDRLAKGLKCIVVGKTWFTPAEFERFSGKKNSRNWKLSIRCMGTSLGKLIQEGHLKAVRYKGRKKAKKTLFTSNHTSTVSEGGEEEEEEEEEEEEEQEEVDEGDEGETEEQQTEASHGGSKKVFKVTCGDIAGTLHEKRFASGTSGKCVRTETSWMTPVEFLQAASCPADANWRRDIKWDGKPLSVLTEANILNFHSLLCACRLCKPNITELDNQRNDDECCICKSEEEEEGDLVECDQCPRSFHQKCHLPHIEDIILTDHRPWMCTFCVFTTNQEFYRDQVEREAATSHQISQRMLQCQYLLLSLWSADEQQTFTMNPCLYLKDYSSVIKTPMWLGKVIDKLQEQLYKTVGEFESDIQLIFTNCASYNRGNAEFLTLGNRLKELFDEEFKNVFNICE is encoded by the exons ATGGACCCGGTGGATTTCCTGGAGCCTgaggtgctgctgcagtttttccactgtcataaaacagaaatgtcctGCATGGAGAACCCGCTCACCTTCCTCAGGCAGCTCAGGGATCACAACCTGATCCCGGAGAACAGATACAAG agggtgAGTCGCATGAAGAGTAAAGACAACAAGCAGCAAGGTGTTTATGACATTTTGGACTGGTTGGAGACGGCGCGATCGAAGTACATCGAAGTGTTCTGGAGATGTGCCTTCAATGAGACCATCATGAGCCATTACCCCACCCTGCGACTGCTGCGCAACCGTCTCATGGACG GGTCTTACCTTGTTGACGTGCAACTGCCTGAGAGGTTGGAAGAGACGGATGAGGGGAAAAGGAAGGAGCtttcagtggaggaggaggaggaggagggagaggagaagcaaGCAAACTctgtgaaaaagaagagaaaacggAAAAGTAGGAGCTCGTgcgatgatgatgaggaggagcaggccgGTCCATCGTCTCAGTTGACTCCAGCTCAAAGGAAAAGGTCAAAGAAAATACCCCTGT attCTCCTCTGAAGAAAGGACAGAAGAGCAACATTTGGACCTGGCCCATCTACAAGATCCAGCTGCCTGTGACCTGTGCACAACAGGAGGGGACACtgaacagagacagactggCCAAAG GGCTGAAATGCATTGTGGTCGGGAAAACGTGGTTTACTCCCGCTGAATTTGAGAGGTTTTCTGGGAAGAAGAACTCTAGGAACTGGAAGCTAAGCATTCGATGTATGGGCACCTCCCTGGGAAAACTCATACAG GAAGGTCACCTGAAAGCAGTGCGTTACAAAGGGCGCAAAAAG GCCAAGAAAACTCTGTTCACATCTAATCACACAAGCACAG TGtctgagggaggagaagaagaagaagaagaagaagaagaagaagaagaagagcaagaagaagtagatgaag GTGATgaaggagagacggaggagcagcagacagaagccAGCCATGGCGGCAGCAAGAAGGTGTTCAAAGTTACATGTGGAGACATCGCTGGGACCTTACATGAAAAACGATTTGCATCGG GGACTTCTGGGAAGTGCGTTCGTACTGAGACCAGCTGGATGACCCCAGTGGAGTTCCTGCAGGCCGCGTCATGTCCCGCTGATGCCAACTGGAGGAGAGACATCAAGTGGGATGGGAAACCACTCAGTGTTCTAACAGAG GCAAACATCTTGAATTTCCACTCACTGCTGTGTGCTTGCAGACTGTGCAAACCAAATATTACAGAACTG GACAATCAGAGAAATGACGATGAGTGCTGCATCTGtaaaagtgaagaagaagaggagggagacttGGTGGAGTGCGATCAATGTCCTCGTTCCTTCCACCAGAAATGTCACCTGCCTCATATAGAGGACATCATTTTAAC ggaCCATAGGCCATGGATGTGTACGTTCTGTGTATTCACAACCAATCAAGAGTTTTACCGGGACCAGGTGGAAAGGGAAGCAGCCACGTCCCATCAAATATCACAACGCATGCTG CAATGCCagtatctcctcctgtctctgtgGAGTGCCGATGAGCAACAAACTTTTACGATGAACCCTTGCCTTTAT TTGAAAGACTACTCCTCTGTGATCAAGACTCCCATGTGGCTGGGAAAGGTAATAGACAAACTCCAGGAGCAACTCTACAAGACTGTCGGGGAGTTTGAGTCCGACATCCAGCTCATTTTCACCAACTGTGCTTCGTACAACCGG GGCAATGCTGAATTCCTCACCCTGGGCAACAGACTGAAGGAGCTGTTTGATGAGGAGTTTAAGAATGTGTTCAACATCTGTGAATAA
- the LOC139216804 gene encoding uncharacterized protein isoform X1: MDPVDFLEPEVLLQFFHCHKTEMSCMENPLTFLRQLRDHNLIPENRYKRVSRMKSKDNKQQGVYDILDWLETARSKYIEVFWRCAFNETIMSHYPTLRLLRNRLMDGSYLVDVQLPERLEETDEGKRKELSVEEEEEEGEEKQANSVKKKRKRKSRSSCDDDEEEQAGPSSQLTPAQRKRSKKIPLYSPLKKGQKSNIWTWPIYKIQLPVTCAQQEGTLNRDRLAKGLKCIVVGKTWFTPAEFERFSGKKNSRNWKLSIRCMGTSLGKLIQEGHLKAVRYKGRKKAKKTLFTSNHTSTVSEGGEEEEEEEEEEEEEQEEVDEGEDEGFDQLSSSSKDSSTEGTGDEGETEEQQTEASHGGSKKVFKVTCGDIAGTLHEKRFASGTSGKCVRTETSWMTPVEFLQAASCPADANWRRDIKWDGKPLSVLTEANILNFHSLLCACRLCKPNITELDNQRNDDECCICKSEEEEEGDLVECDQCPRSFHQKCHLPHIEDIILTDHRPWMCTFCVFTTNQEFYRDQVEREAATSHQISQRMLQCQYLLLSLWSADEQQTFTMNPCLYLKDYSSVIKTPMWLGKVIDKLQEQLYKTVGEFESDIQLIFTNCASYNRGNAEFLTLGNRLKELFDEEFKNVFNICE; this comes from the exons ATGGACCCGGTGGATTTCCTGGAGCCTgaggtgctgctgcagtttttccactgtcataaaacagaaatgtcctGCATGGAGAACCCGCTCACCTTCCTCAGGCAGCTCAGGGATCACAACCTGATCCCGGAGAACAGATACAAG agggtgAGTCGCATGAAGAGTAAAGACAACAAGCAGCAAGGTGTTTATGACATTTTGGACTGGTTGGAGACGGCGCGATCGAAGTACATCGAAGTGTTCTGGAGATGTGCCTTCAATGAGACCATCATGAGCCATTACCCCACCCTGCGACTGCTGCGCAACCGTCTCATGGACG GGTCTTACCTTGTTGACGTGCAACTGCCTGAGAGGTTGGAAGAGACGGATGAGGGGAAAAGGAAGGAGCtttcagtggaggaggaggaggaggagggagaggagaagcaaGCAAACTctgtgaaaaagaagagaaaacggAAAAGTAGGAGCTCGTgcgatgatgatgaggaggagcaggccgGTCCATCGTCTCAGTTGACTCCAGCTCAAAGGAAAAGGTCAAAGAAAATACCCCTGT attCTCCTCTGAAGAAAGGACAGAAGAGCAACATTTGGACCTGGCCCATCTACAAGATCCAGCTGCCTGTGACCTGTGCACAACAGGAGGGGACACtgaacagagacagactggCCAAAG GGCTGAAATGCATTGTGGTCGGGAAAACGTGGTTTACTCCCGCTGAATTTGAGAGGTTTTCTGGGAAGAAGAACTCTAGGAACTGGAAGCTAAGCATTCGATGTATGGGCACCTCCCTGGGAAAACTCATACAG GAAGGTCACCTGAAAGCAGTGCGTTACAAAGGGCGCAAAAAG GCCAAGAAAACTCTGTTCACATCTAATCACACAAGCACAG TGtctgagggaggagaagaagaagaagaagaagaagaagaagaagaagaagagcaagaagaagtagatgaaggtgaagatgaggGCTTCGACCAGCTTTCGTCAAGTAGCAAAGACAGTTCCACAGAGGGCACAG GTGATgaaggagagacggaggagcagcagacagaagccAGCCATGGCGGCAGCAAGAAGGTGTTCAAAGTTACATGTGGAGACATCGCTGGGACCTTACATGAAAAACGATTTGCATCGG GGACTTCTGGGAAGTGCGTTCGTACTGAGACCAGCTGGATGACCCCAGTGGAGTTCCTGCAGGCCGCGTCATGTCCCGCTGATGCCAACTGGAGGAGAGACATCAAGTGGGATGGGAAACCACTCAGTGTTCTAACAGAG GCAAACATCTTGAATTTCCACTCACTGCTGTGTGCTTGCAGACTGTGCAAACCAAATATTACAGAACTG GACAATCAGAGAAATGACGATGAGTGCTGCATCTGtaaaagtgaagaagaagaggagggagacttGGTGGAGTGCGATCAATGTCCTCGTTCCTTCCACCAGAAATGTCACCTGCCTCATATAGAGGACATCATTTTAAC ggaCCATAGGCCATGGATGTGTACGTTCTGTGTATTCACAACCAATCAAGAGTTTTACCGGGACCAGGTGGAAAGGGAAGCAGCCACGTCCCATCAAATATCACAACGCATGCTG CAATGCCagtatctcctcctgtctctgtgGAGTGCCGATGAGCAACAAACTTTTACGATGAACCCTTGCCTTTAT TTGAAAGACTACTCCTCTGTGATCAAGACTCCCATGTGGCTGGGAAAGGTAATAGACAAACTCCAGGAGCAACTCTACAAGACTGTCGGGGAGTTTGAGTCCGACATCCAGCTCATTTTCACCAACTGTGCTTCGTACAACCGG GGCAATGCTGAATTCCTCACCCTGGGCAACAGACTGAAGGAGCTGTTTGATGAGGAGTTTAAGAATGTGTTCAACATCTGTGAATAA
- the LOC139216332 gene encoding extracellular serine/threonine protein kinase FAM20C-like — protein MMRPNLRLSTRSIYLGLACLSLALHLLLAFFCLSVLQTACVLPTSPSSSIPRTDAQDHPSVSHSSSSSADSSSHKLPTIPHNDDHRKTLHPQDEDSVRDAAEREKKLTGAGKVTQKVKGRSKLEVLFRHPLYNLPRPELQDDDWLLRVKTNEHAGSEEEEGEDTVYSDSQWQSASQEEGYDKVSWTSDVETHPLWLRFHLGISRWELYNRKDPNVAQLTHYLATQRILGAVQKTGGTQLKLLTSFPDYGQALLKPMKQSRDAETDVNLFYFSDFERHNAEIAAFHLDRLLGFNRIPPVVGRLINVTTEIREITTDRRLSRTFFTSPVGNTCFYGQCEYYCSSEHPVCGQPHALEVSLSAMLPDLSLAPRRSWRSPWRRSYSRTKLAQWEKEPAYCDTVKQTPPYNHGTRLVDLIDMAVLDFLMSNMDRHHYETFEKFGNETFLLHLDNGRAFGRHSRDEPSILVPLQQCCRIRRSTLLRLHLLSLPGFRLSDVMRESLVQDPLVGVAPLLSEPHLSALDRRLATVLQVVQTCQDRHKDVIYNDLEGYDQDHD, from the exons atgATGAGACCGAATCTGCGTCTGTCCACTCGCTCCATCTATCTGGGTCTGGCGTGTCTGTCCCTAGCTCTCCACCTCCTTCTGGCATTTTtttgcctctctgtcctccagacAGCTTGTGTCCTTCCcacctccccctcttcctccattCCAAGAACAGACGCCCAGGACCATCCGTCTgtctcccactcctcctcttcttcagctgACTCCTCCTCACACAAACTGCCGACGATCCCACACAATGACGATCATCGCAAAACTTTACACCCCCAAGACGAAGACTCCGTCAGAGATGCCgctgagagggaaaagaaatTGACGGGAGCTGGAAAAGTGACTCAAAAGGTGAAGGGTCGCTCTAAGCTGGAGGTGCTGTTCAGGCACCCGCTGTACAACCTGCCACGCCCTGAGCTCCAAGATGATGATTGGCTGCTGAGAGTGAAGACAAATGAACATGcaggaagtgaggaagaggagggggaagacACTGTTTATAGTGACAGCCAGTG GCAGAGCGCCAGTCAGGAGGAAGGTTACGACAAAGTCTCTTGGACGAGCGACGTGGAGACCCACCCTCTCTGGCTACGGTTCCACCTGGGCATCTCTCGCTGGGAGCTGTACAACAGGAAGGATCCCAACGTGGCCCAGCTGACTCACTATTTGGCAACGCAGCGTATCCTCGGTGCTG TTCAGAAGACAGGAGGTACTCAGCTCAAACTGCTCACATCGTTCCCAGACTACGGACAAGCTCTGCTGAAACCCATGAA ACAGTCCAGAGACGCAGAGACGGACGTAAACCTCTTCTACTTCTCAGACTTTGAGAGGCACAACGCAGAGATCGCTGCCTTCCACCTTGACAG ATTGCTGGGTTTTAACAGGATCCCGCCCGTGGTCGGTCGACTCATCAATGTCACCACAGAGATCAGAGAGATCACCACTGACCGCAGGCTGTCGAGGACCTTCTTCACTTCCCCTG TGGGGAACACATGTTTCTATGGCCAGTGTGAGTACTACTGTTCATCAGAGCACCCAGTATGCGGTCAGCCACATGCACTGGAGGTCTCCCTGTCTGCCATGCTGCCTGACCTCTCCCTAGCTCCTCGCAGATCCTGGAGGTCACCATGGAGACGCTCCTACAGCCGTACCAAGCTAGCACA GTGGGAGAAGGAGCCGGCCTACTgtgacacagtgaaacagacGCCTCCTTACAACCACGGCACCAGACTGGTGGATCTCATAGACATGGCTGTGCTGGACTTCCTCATGA GCAACATGGACAGACATCACTATGAGACATTTGAGAAATTTGGCAACGAGACTTTTCTGTTGCATCTGGATAACGGCCGGGC GTTCGGGCGTCACTCTCGGGATGAGCCGTCTATTCTAGTTCCTTTACAGCAGTGTTGCAg GATCCGTCGCTCCACCCTCCTCCGCCTGCATCTCTTGTCCCTCCCAGGCTTCCGTCTGAGTGATGTCATGCGGGAGTCGCTGGTCCAGGACCCTCTGGTGGGTGTGGCTCCCCTGCTGTCTGAACCACACCTCTCAGCTTTGGACCGGCGCCTTGCAACCGTCCTGCAGGTGGTGCAGACCTGTCAGGACCGCCACAAAGATGTCATTTACAACGACTTGGAAGGATATGATCAAGACCACGATTAA
- the LOC139217150 gene encoding uncharacterized protein: protein MEGDQREGSGGDVVAMHVKTEAVDENSSALVLGSQESPAPCGDTACRGGGGVDHTAEELADTELQAATTTTPVLLYPVSTERFFTTSGDGKTYLKIAPASAMPPAPSEKTLPSGSDFSSKAVLCLIEAVGRRWGLYETRERSQLFQSVQEEMASKGHVLPVEKIRRKWNNLIVTYKRVKDRSRETGHAKTSWEFFDLMDATLCDTVGTQILNNKRGKGGNTVSALPGSLAKITAKPQLPQPTTIIRPNGDFASESGGQGAVSSQINSTAAVTSVTTANVSPTDTPELKPLIVLNSDIVTTSIHPATIVPSPSFISSPCFTETAFSSPSLGSNSNTDLNTSRYAGHKAPSFSSGVVPFRLSSASLGNNQNLLGLSTSFPPTSSCLASSLSTSLSATTTSGAEGQNQKGNEEPTSATLFQEIVKRQEEQAYLDRVARRRVEAREKRRERREVRMAESLGRIATALELLSSKQDTVIALLQRLADRK, encoded by the exons ATGGAGGGAGATCAGCGAGAGGGCAGCGGCGGCGACGTCGTAGCGATGCACGTGAAGACCGAAGCGGTGGATGAGAATTCATCTGCGCTGGTTTTGGGCAGCCAGGAGTCGCCTGCGCCCTGCGGAGATACCGCatgcaggggaggaggaggagtggatcACACTGCAGAGGAGCTGGCTGACACAGAGCTGCAAGCAGCCACCACAACTACTCCTGTTCTGCTGT ATCCTGTGAGCACAGAACGCTTCTTCACCACATCAGGGGATGGAAAAACTTACCTGAAGATAGCTCCAG CCTCAGCGATGCCACCTGCTCCTTCAGAGAAGACGCTTCCCTCTGGTTCAGATTTCTCCTCCAAAGCTGTTCTGTGTCTAATCGAGGCCGTCGGGCGCCGCTGGGGCCTGTATGAGACCCGGGAACGTTCGCAGCTCTTCCAGAGCGTCCAGGAGGAGATGGCCTCCAAGGGGCACGTGCTTCCTGTCGAAAAGATCCGCCGCAAATGGAACAACCTCATCGTCACATACAAGAGGGTCAAAGACCGCAGCCGGGAGACGGGACACGCCAAGACGTCCTGGGAGTTCTTCGAT CTGATGGATGCCACACTGTGTGACACTGTTGGCACTCAGATACTCAACAACAAAAGAGGCAAAGGTGGAAACACTGTTTCTGCGCTGCCGGGTTCTTTGGCAAAGATCACTGCAAAGCCACAGCTTCCACAGCCCACCACCATCATCCGCCCTAATGGGGACTTTGCTTCGGAGTCAGGGGGTCAGGGAGCCGTCAGCAGTCAAATCAACAGCACTGCTGCCGTTACCTCAGTGActacagctaacgttagcccaACAGATACTCCAGAGCTCAAGCCCCTGATCGTCCTCAACAGTGACATCGTTACAACCAGTATTCACCCAGCTACCATTGTGCCATCTCCATCTTTCATCTCCTCACCTTGTTTCACAGAGACGGCCTTCTCTTCCCCGTCCCTTGGCTCAAATAGTAACACAGACCTCAACACATCACGCTACGCCGGCCACAAAGCTCCATCATTCTCATCGGGGGTCGTACCCTTTCGCCTGAGCAGCGCGTCACTTGGCAACAATCAGAATCTCCTTGGCCTCTCCACCTCTTTCCCCCCTACCTCCTCCTGTCTCGCGTCTTCTCTTTCCACCTCATTATCTGCCACAACTACGTCAGGAGCAGAAGGACAGAACCAGAAAGGAAACGAGGAGCCAACCAGCGCCACTTTGTTCCAGGAGATCGTGAAGCGTCAGGAGGAGCAGGCCTACCTGGACCGGGTGGCTCGCCGCAGGGTGGAAGCAAGAGAGAAGAGGCgcgagaggagggaggtgcGGATGGCAGAGTCCCTTGGCAGGATAGCCACAGCGCTGGAGCTGCTGTCCTCCAAACAGGACACAGTCATTGCCCTCTTGCAGAGACTGGCTGATCGGAAGTGA